A single window of Polyodon spathula isolate WHYD16114869_AA chromosome 2, ASM1765450v1, whole genome shotgun sequence DNA harbors:
- the LOC121328600 gene encoding heat shock protein beta-11-like, translated as MMQCSCVFQPSFCTPMAFHWPVPVRTLWPETRSIFILMENDILRQMEEMQRSMDFMDQVQQLIFKKIEAIDQGTKLFDAKPIPYKTEKEGNRFALTLDTKDFSSEELTVKQVGQKLRVTGKHEKKEEDGKGGYAFKYQEFRQEFELPQDVNPDEVTCSLSNGQLQIEAPCLALPALTERTVPINSSPAVKTHPERSTEEQEMTSSTEKEHQVKTQGV; from the coding sequence ATGATGCAGTGCTCTTGTGTGTTCCAGCCTTCCTTCTGCACACCAATGGCTTTCCATTGGCCAGTGCCAGTGCGCACACTGTGGCCAGAGACCCGCTCCATCTTCATTCTGATGGAGAATGACATCCTGAGACAAATGGAGGAAATGCAGAGAAGTATGGACTTCATGGATCAAGTTCAACAGCTGATCTTTAAAAAGATTGAGGCTATTGATCAGGGCACTAAGCTCTTTGATGCCAAGCCAATCCCCTATAAGACAGAGAAGGAAGGAAACCGCTTTGCTCTGACGTTGGATACCAAAGACTTTTCATCCGAAGAGCTGACCGTGAAACAGGTGGGGCAGAAATTGCGAGTGACTGGAAAGCatgaaaagaaagaagaagatGGAAAAGGTGGCTACGCCTTCAAATACCAGGAGTTCAGACAGGAATTCGAGCTACCACAAGATGTGAACCCTGATGAGGTGACCTGCTCCTTGTCCAACGGGCAGCTACAGATTGAAGCACCATGTCTGGCACTGCCTGCCTTGACTGAGAGAACTGTTCCCATCAACAGCAGCCCTGCTGTGAAGACCCATCCAGAGAGGAGCACAGAGGAACAGGAAATGACCAGTAGCACAGAGAAAGAACACCAGGTGAAAACACAAGGAGTTTGA